The Diospyros lotus cultivar Yz01 chromosome 15, ASM1463336v1, whole genome shotgun sequence genome has a window encoding:
- the LOC127791876 gene encoding transcription initiation factor TFIID subunit 6 isoform X2, with protein sequence MSIVPKETIEVIAQSIGISSLSPDVALALAPDVEYRMREIMQEAIKCMRHSKRTILTTDDVDSALNLRNVEPIYGFASGDPLRFKRAVGHKDLFYIDDKDLDFKDVIEAPLPKAPLDTSVICHWLAIEGVQPAIPENASVEVIAAPSDNRKPEQKDDGLPVDIKLPVKHVLSRELQLYFDKITELAVSRSDSALFKEALVSLATDSGIHPLVPYFTCFVADEVSRGLNDFRLLFALMRLVWSLLQNPHIHVEPYLHQLMPSVVTCLVAKRLGRSGKNADNHWELRDFTANLVALICKRFGHVYNNLQTRLTKTLVHAFLDPKRALTQHYGAIQGLAALGPNVVRLLLLPNLETYVKLLEPEMLLPKPKETMKWYEAWRVYGALLFAAGQCMYDRLKLFPRLPFPRSNLVWRPNARVVTTPPNKRKANVEHLEQQPPHKKIATDGPIFVPSNNSLASDIQGELGVQAPVGDSMVSPPSSSSSRRISGEAAPAGSRSRSRGDNRSLKMAAVLDRVWKDDLNSGRLLGSLFELFGESMLNFIPTPEMSMFL encoded by the exons GAGGCAATTAAATGTATGCGGCATTCAAAGAGAACTATTCTGACAACAGATGATGTTGACAGCGCACTCAATTTAAGAAATGTGGAG CCAATTTATGGATTTGCTTCTGGAGATCCTTTGCGGTTCAAAAGAGCTGTTGGACACAAGGATTTGTTCTACATTGATGACAAGGATTTGGATTTTAAAGAC gtgaTTGAAGCTCCTCTGCCAAAAGCACCACTTGATACTTCAGTTATCTGTCACTGGCTTGCTATTGAAGGGGTACAACCTGCCATTCCAGAAAATGCTTCTGTGGAAG TTATTGCTGCTCCTTCTGATAACAGAAAGCCTGAGCAGAAGGATGATGGACTTCCTGTTGACATTAAACTACCTGTTAAACATGTACTATCTAGGGAGCTTCAG CTATACTTTGATAAAATCACTGAACTTGCTGTGAGTAGGTCCGATTCAGCTCTTTTCAAGGAAGCCTTAGTGAGTTTGGCCACAGACTCAGGAATTCATCCTTTAGTTCCGTACTTCACATGCTTTGTTGCAGATGAG GTTTCTCGTGGTTTGAATGATTTTCGTCTGCTTTTTGCTTTGATGCGTCTTGTTTGGAGTCTTCTTCAAAATCCTCACATACATGTGGAACCTTAT CTACACCAGTTGATGCCATCAGTTGTTACGTGCCTTGTTGCGAAGAGATTAGGGAGATCAGGGAAAAATGCTGACAATCACTGGGAACTGAGGGACTTCACAGCAAATCTGGTTGCCTTAATTTGCAAGAG ATTTGGGCATGTTTATAATAATCTCCAGACACGTTTGACAAAAACTTTGGTCCATGCATTTTTGGACCCAAAACGGGCATTGACTCAACACTATGGTGCCATACAGGGGTTAGCAGCTCTAGGACCTAATGTG GTCCGCCTTCTTTTGCTGCCAAATCTTGAGACGTACGTGAAACTTCTTGAACCAGAGATGCTTCTTCCAAAGCCAAAGGAAACAATGAAATGGTATGAAGCTTGGCGAGTTTATGGGGCTCTGCTG TTTGCTGCAGGCCAATGCATGTACGATCGCCTGAAGTTGTTTCCCCGTTTACCATTCCCCCGTTCAAATCTTGTCTGGAGACCCAATGCAAGAGTTGTTACTACACCACCAA ACAAACGCAAGGCAAACGTGGAGCATTTGGAGCAGCAGCCTCCCCACAAGAAAATCGCAACCGATGGTCCAATATTTGTGCCATCGAACAATTCCTTGGCATCAGACATCCAAGGAGAACTCGGAGTTCAAGCACCTGTAGGCGATTCAATGGTGAGCccaccctcctcctcctcctctagaCGAATCTCTGGCGAGGCTGCCCCTGCTGGAAGCAGAAGTAGAAGCAGGGGTGACAACCGAAGCCTGAAAATGGCGGCTGTTCTTGATCGGGTTTGGAAGGATGACCTGAACTCAGGGCGCCTTCTCGGCTCATTGTTTGAACTGTTTGGCGAAAGCATGCTCAACTTCATTCCAACTCCTGAGATGTCCATGTTTTTGTAA
- the LOC127791882 gene encoding glycine-rich protein-like has product MGSKSLLLPGLLLACALLIASEVAAARELSAEAASTSKENSKKTNGVEEAQYGGGYRGDPGSLPKGYPGGNYCPYGCCSWNNYGGCGICCSYQGEPMDTGPEGKPHN; this is encoded by the exons ATGGGTTCAAAATCGCTTCTTTTGCCCGGCCTCCTGCTGGCTTGTGCACTTCTCATTGCCTCGGAGGTGGCAGCAGCCAGAGAGTTGTCTGCAGAGGCTGCTTCCACTTCCAAGGAAAACT CTAAGAAGACAAATGGGGTCGAAGAAGCCCAGTATGGCGGCGGGTACAGAGGGGACCCCGGAAGTCTCCCCAAAGGTTACCCTGGCGGGAATTACTGTCCCTACGGGTGCTGCAGCTGGAATAATTACGGAGGCTGCGGGATCTGCTGCTCTTATCAAGGCGAGCCCATGGACACAGGCCCTGAAGGGAAGCCTCAcaactaa
- the LOC127791883 gene encoding cold and drought-regulated protein CORA-like — protein sequence MGSKSLLLLCLLLACALLIATEVAAARELAGAASTSKENSKETNGVEEAPYGGGYTGGGYGGGYTGPGYGGGYTGPGYGGNPGGGYGGNPSRGKPHN from the exons ATGGGTTCAAAATCGCTTCTTTTGCTCTGCCTGCTGCTGGCTTGTGCACTTCTCATTGCCACAGAGGTGGCAGCAGCCAGAGAGTTGGCTGGGGCTGCTTCCACTTCCAAGGAAAACT CTAAGGAGACAAATGGGGTCGAAGAAGCCCCGTATGGAGGAGGGTACACCGGCGGCGGATACGGAGGAGGGTACACCGGCCCCGGATACGGAGGAGGGTATACCGGCCCTGGATACGGAGGAAATCCCGGCGGCGGCTATGGAGGAAATCCCAGCCGTGGCAAGCCTCacaactga
- the LOC127791876 gene encoding transcription initiation factor TFIID subunit 6 isoform X1 — MSIVPKETIEVIAQSIGISSLSPDVALALAPDVEYRMREIMQEAIKCMRHSKRTILTTDDVDSALNLRNVEPIYGFASGDPLRFKRAVGHKDLFYIDDKDLDFKDVIEAPLPKAPLDTSVICHWLAIEGVQPAIPENASVEVIAAPSDNRKPEQKDDGLPVDIKLPVKHVLSRELQLYFDKITELAVSRSDSALFKEALVSLATDSGIHPLVPYFTCFVADEVSRGLNDFRLLFALMRLVWSLLQNPHIHVEPYLHQLMPSVVTCLVAKRLGRSGKNADNHWELRDFTANLVALICKRFGHVYNNLQTRLTKTLVHAFLDPKRALTQHYGAIQGLAALGPNVVRLLLLPNLETYVKLLEPEMLLPKPKETMKWYEAWRVYGALLFAAGQCMYDRLKLFPRLPFPRSNLVWRPNARVVTTPPNKRKANVEHLEQQPPHKKIATDGPIFVPSNNSLASDIQGELGVQAPVGDSMVSPPSSSSSRRISGEAAPAGSRSRSRGDNRSLKMAAVLDRVWKDDLNSGRLLGSLFELFGESMLNFIPTPEMSMFL; from the exons GAGGCAATTAAATGTATGCGGCATTCAAAGAGAACTATTCTGACAACAGATGATGTTGACAGCGCACTCAATTTAAGAAATGTGGAG CCAATTTATGGATTTGCTTCTGGAGATCCTTTGCGGTTCAAAAGAGCTGTTGGACACAAGGATTTGTTCTACATTGATGACAAGGATTTGGATTTTAAAGAC gtgaTTGAAGCTCCTCTGCCAAAAGCACCACTTGATACTTCAGTTATCTGTCACTGGCTTGCTATTGAAGGGGTACAACCTGCCATTCCAGAAAATGCTTCTGTGGAAG TTATTGCTGCTCCTTCTGATAACAGAAAGCCTGAGCAGAAGGATGATGGACTTCCTGTTGACATTAAACTACCTGTTAAACATGTACTATCTAGGGAGCTTCAG CTATACTTTGATAAAATCACTGAACTTGCTGTGAGTAGGTCCGATTCAGCTCTTTTCAAGGAAGCCTTAGTGAGTTTGGCCACAGACTCAGGAATTCATCCTTTAGTTCCGTACTTCACATGCTTTGTTGCAGATGAG GTTTCTCGTGGTTTGAATGATTTTCGTCTGCTTTTTGCTTTGATGCGTCTTGTTTGGAGTCTTCTTCAAAATCCTCACATACATGTGGAACCTTAT CTACACCAGTTGATGCCATCAGTTGTTACGTGCCTTGTTGCGAAGAGATTAGGGAGATCAGGGAAAAATGCTGACAATCACTGGGAACTGAGGGACTTCACAGCAAATCTGGTTGCCTTAATTTGCAAGAG ATTTGGGCATGTTTATAATAATCTCCAGACACGTTTGACAAAAACTTTGGTCCATGCATTTTTGGACCCAAAACGGGCATTGACTCAACACTATGGTGCCATACAGGGGTTAGCAGCTCTAGGACCTAATGTG GTCCGCCTTCTTTTGCTGCCAAATCTTGAGACGTACGTGAAACTTCTTGAACCAGAGATGCTTCTTCCAAAGCCAAAGGAAACAATGAAATGGTATGAAGCTTGGCGAGTTTATGGGGCTCTGCTG TTTGCTGCAGGCCAATGCATGTACGATCGCCTGAAGTTGTTTCCCCGTTTACCATTCCCCCGTTCAAATCTTGTCTGGAGACCCAATGCAAGAGTTGTTACTACACCACCAA ACAAACGCAAGGCAAACGTGGAGCATTTGGAGCAGCAGCCTCCCCACAAGAAAATCGCAACCGATGGTCCAATATTTGTGCCATCGAACAATTCCTTGGCATCAGACATCCAAGGAGAACTCGGAGTTCAAGCACCTGTAGGCGATTCAATGGTGAGCccaccctcctcctcctcctctagaCGAATCTCTGGCGAGGCTGCCCCTGCTGGAAGCAGAAGTAGAAGCAGGGGTGACAACCGAAGCCTGAAAATGGCGGCTGTTCTTGATCGGGTTTGGAAGGATGACCTGAACTCAGGGCGTCTTCTCGGCTCATTGTTTGAACTGTTTGGCGAAAGCATGCTCAACTTCATTCCAACTCCTGAGATGTCTATGTTTTTGTAA
- the LOC127791876 gene encoding transcription initiation factor TFIID subunit 6 isoform X3, whose product MSIVPKETIEVIAQSIGISSLSPDVALALAPDVEYRMREIMQEAIKCMRHSKRTILTTDDVDSALNLRNVEPIYGFASGDPLRFKRAVGHKDLFYIDDKDLDFKDVIEAPLPKAPLDTSVICHWLAIEGVQPAIPENASVEVIAAPSDNRKPEQKDDGLPVDIKLPVKHVLSRELQLYFDKITELAVSRSDSALFKEALVSLATDSGIHPLVPYFTCFVADEVSRGLNDFRLLFALMRLVWSLLQNPHIHVEPYLHQLMPSVVTCLVAKRLGRSGKNADNHWELRDFTANLVALICKRFGHVYNNLQTRLTKTLVHAFLDPKRALTQHYGAIQGLAALGPNVVRLLLLPNLETYVKLLEPEMLLPKPKETMKWYEAWRVYGALLFAAGQCMYDRLKLFPRLPFPRSNLVWRPNSRVVTTPPNKRKANVEHLEQQPPHKKIATDGPIFVPSNNSLASDIQGELGVQAPVGDSMVSPPSSSSSRRISGEAAPAGSRSRSRGDNRSLKMAAVLDRVWKDDLNSGRLLGSLFELFGESMLNFIPTPEMSMFL is encoded by the exons GAGGCAATTAAATGTATGCGGCATTCAAAGAGAACTATTCTGACAACAGATGATGTTGACAGCGCACTCAATTTAAGAAATGTGGAG CCAATTTATGGATTTGCTTCTGGAGATCCTTTGCGGTTCAAAAGAGCTGTTGGACACAAGGATTTGTTCTACATTGATGACAAGGATTTGGATTTTAAAGAC gtgaTTGAAGCTCCTCTGCCAAAAGCACCACTTGATACTTCAGTTATCTGTCACTGGCTTGCTATTGAAGGGGTACAACCTGCCATTCCAGAAAATGCTTCTGTGGAAG TTATTGCTGCTCCTTCTGATAACAGAAAGCCTGAGCAGAAGGATGATGGACTTCCTGTTGACATTAAACTACCTGTTAAACATGTACTATCTAGGGAGCTTCAG CTATACTTTGATAAAATCACTGAACTTGCTGTGAGTAGGTCCGATTCAGCTCTTTTCAAGGAAGCCTTAGTGAGTTTGGCCACAGACTCAGGAATTCATCCTTTAGTTCCGTACTTCACATGCTTTGTTGCAGATGAG GTTTCTCGTGGTTTGAATGATTTTCGTCTGCTTTTTGCTTTGATGCGTCTTGTTTGGAGTCTTCTTCAAAATCCTCACATACATGTGGAACCTTAT CTACACCAGTTGATGCCATCAGTTGTTACGTGCCTTGTTGCGAAGAGATTAGGGAGATCAGGGAAAAATGCTGACAATCACTGGGAACTGAGGGACTTCACAGCAAATCTGGTTGCCTTAATTTGCAAGAG ATTTGGGCATGTTTATAATAATCTCCAGACACGTTTGACAAAAACTTTGGTCCATGCATTTTTGGACCCAAAACGGGCATTGACTCAACACTATGGTGCCATACAGGGGTTAGCAGCTCTAGGACCTAATGTG GTCCGCCTTCTTTTGCTGCCAAATCTTGAGACGTACGTGAAACTTCTTGAACCAGAGATGCTTCTTCCAAAGCCAAAGGAAACAATGAAATGGTATGAAGCTTGGCGAGTTTATGGGGCTCTGCTG TTTGCTGCAGGCCAATGCATGTACGATCGCCTGAAGTTGTTTCCCCGTTTACCATTCCCCCGTTCAAATCTTGTCTGGAGACCCAATTCAAGAGTTGTTACTACACCACCAA ACAAACGCAAGGCAAACGTGGAGCATTTGGAGCAGCAGCCTCCCCACAAGAAAATCGCAACCGATGGTCCAATATTTGTGCCATCGAACAATTCCTTGGCATCAGACATCCAAGGAGAACTCGGAGTTCAAGCACCTGTAGGCGATTCAATGGTGAGCccaccctcctcctcctcctctagaCGAATCTCTGGCGAGGCTGCCCCTGCTGGAAGCAGAAGTAGAAGCAGGGGTGACAACCGAAGCCTGAAAATGGCGGCTGTTCTTGATCGGGTTTGGAAGGATGACCTGAACTCAGGGCGCCTTCTCGGCTCATTGTTTGAACTGTTTGGCGAAAGCATGCTCAACTTCATTCCAACTCCTGAGATGTCCATGTTTTTGTAA